CACGATGCGCGCTACCGGACCCGCGACCTCCAGTCGTACATCGCCATCGCTCACAAGGTATTCCGTTGCAAACTCGTCCACCGACGCTCGGTCAGCAGGTCGATATTGGCCCGGCCGCCAAGGTCGTCGCCGAGGCCCGAGGCAGCGGTGCCGCCGAACGGGACCTGTGACTCATGCAACGCGGTGCCGTCATTGACGTGCACCATGCCCGAGCGCACTTGGTCGGCCACACTCCAGGCCTTGTCGAGATCGCGGCTGAACACCGACGTGGACAGTCCGAATCGGGTGCCGTTGACGATTTTCAGCGCCTCGCCCACCGAGTCCACGACGGTCACCGGAGCGATGGGGGCGAACACCTCCTCATCGTGCAGTGGCATCCCGGGCCGCACCTGGTCGACCACCGTGGGTCGCAGGAACACCCCGTCGGCAGTGCCGCCTTCCACTACCCGGGCGCCGAGCTCGACGCTGCTGCTCACCATCGCCAGGGCCTTGTCGACCTGGCGCGTCGAGACCATGGGACCAAGGTCCACCTGCGCCGTGTACGGGTCGCCGACCGTCAGTCGCGCGGCTTCGGCCGACAACGCAGCGAGGTAGTCGGCAGCAACGTCGGCCAGGACGATGTGCCGTCCGGTAGCGATGCAGACCTGACCCTGGTGACCGAACGACGAGCCGGCACCACACCGGGCGGCCAATTCCACGTCAGCGTCGGCGAGCACGATGCTGGCGTTGTTGCCGCCGAGTTCCAGTGCCACCCGCTTGAGCAGCGGAGCGGCGGCCACATTGATGCGACGGCCGGTGTCCTCAGACCCGGTGAAATGAATCATGTCGACCTGTGGGTGATTCACCAGCGCCGCGCCGGCAGGACCGCCGGTGAGCACCTGCACCACGCCAGGCGGCAGTCCGGCCTCGGTCAACACCTCGGCCAACATCAACCCACCGGTGAACGGCGTCTCGGGTGCGGGTTTGAGCACTACCGCGTTGCCGAGCGCGATCGCTGGCGCGAGCACCCGCATGGCGATGTGCACCGGCGCGTTCCAGGCGGTGATGAGGCCGACCACCCCGACGGGCCTGCGTTCGACGATGTTGACCCGGCCGCGTTGCCCCGACGGGATGATCTC
This region of Mycolicibacterium goodii genomic DNA includes:
- a CDS encoding aldehyde dehydrogenase family protein, translated to MTSVSDSLQRTLFIDGVFVGSDGDPLPVTDKASGAVIADSVVATEADVDRAVAGAVAAQRDWYATPATERAAILRRGGAILEREGGRFKDVLIREGGAVGPKAEGEIAASVIEFFMAAELATTPLGEIIPSGQRGRVNIVERRPVGVVGLITAWNAPVHIAMRVLAPAIALGNAVVLKPAPETPFTGGLMLAEVLTEAGLPPGVVQVLTGGPAGAALVNHPQVDMIHFTGSEDTGRRINVAAAPLLKRVALELGGNNASIVLADADVELAARCGAGSSFGHQGQVCIATGRHIVLADVAADYLAALSAEAARLTVGDPYTAQVDLGPMVSTRQVDKALAMVSSSVELGARVVEGGTADGVFLRPTVVDQVRPGMPLHDEEVFAPIAPVTVVDSVGEALKIVNGTRFGLSTSVFSRDLDKAWSVADQVRSGMVHVNDGTALHESQVPFGGTAASGLGDDLGGRANIDLLTERRWTSLQRNTL